A single window of Vigna radiata var. radiata cultivar VC1973A chromosome 4, Vradiata_ver6, whole genome shotgun sequence DNA harbors:
- the LOC106758919 gene encoding protein NUCLEAR FUSION DEFECTIVE 4, translated as MEFANFKLYLNSKWVSTVASIWIQCTSGSLYTFSIYSQTLKSTQLYDQSTLDLVSVFKDIGVNAGVLSGLLYDFLARTTTTGPWIVHFLGSAQCFLGYFLMWAAVAGLFPPVPVPVMCFFMLLTAHGQSFFNTSNVVTGVHNFPQNSGTIVGILKGFLGLSGAILIQVYKTLFNNNPMSYLLMLALLPPINTLLLMWFVRIHNTREDEERKYLNIFSVMAMVVAAYLMFVIILDNIFSLQSSVRIFILVVLVLLLASLLFIAFKAHEKCSGERSLENFLDERAQLIVEPEKVDARPDSLNNQMTSLQLGENLNLFQALKTLNFWILFVSVACGMGSGAATVNNLGQIGESLGYTSHETGSLVSLWSIWNFLGRFGAGYVSDYYLHTRGWARPIFMVITLMVMSIGHVVIVSGLPGALYAGSALVGICYGSQWSLMSTLTPDIFGVANMGSIFNTISIASPVGSYVFSVRVVGYVYDREASEGNTCIGTSCFMFSFLIMASATILGSLTALLLFFRTKDFYGQVILRRIQNIQ; from the exons ATGGAGTTTGCGAACTTCAAACTCTACCTTAACTCGAAGTGGGTATCGACGGTGGCGAGCATATGGATTCAGTGCACCAGCGGCTCACTCTATACTTTCTCCATCTACTCCCAAACTCTCAAGTCCACTCAGCTCTACGATCAGTCAACGCTCGACCTTGTCTCCGTCTTCAAGGACATCGGAGTCAACGCTGGCGTCCTCTCCGGCCTCCTCTACGACTTCCTTGCCCGCACAACCACAACCGGGCCCTGGATCGTCCACTTCTTAGGCTCGGCCCAGTGCTTCTTGGGCTATTTCCTCATGTGGGCTGCCGTCGCCGGCCTCTTTCCGCCTGTACCCGTCCCCGTCATGTGCTTCTTCATGTTGCTGACAGCCCACGGGCAGAGTTTCTTCAACACCTCCAACGTTGTCACCGGCGTTCATAATTTCCCTCAGAACAGCGGCACCATTGTCGGCATTTTGAAG GGATTTCTTGGTCTAAGTGGAGCAATATTAATTCAAGTGTACAAAACATTATTCAACAACAATCCTATGTCATATCTTCTGATGCTAGCACTCTTGCCACCTATAAATACTTTGCTGCTTATGTGGTTTGTGAGAATCCACAACACTCGTGAGGATGAAGAAAGGAagtatttgaatatattttctgtGATGGCTATGGTTGTTGCTGCATACCTTATGTTTGTTATAATTCTAGATAACATCTTTAGCCTGCAATCATCGGTGCGCATCTTTATACTTGTTGTTCTTGTGTTGTTGCTTGCCTCACTTCTCTTCATTGCATTTAAAGCACATGAAAAGTGCTCTGGTGAAAGAAGTTTAGAAAATTTTCTGGATGAAAGGGCACAACTAATTGTGGAGCCTGAAAAGGTGGATGCAAGGCCGGATTCTTTGAACAATCAAATGACTAGTTTGCAACTAGGAGAAAACCTGAATCTTTTCCAAGCACTGAAAACTTTGAACTTTtggattttgtttgtttctgttgCTTGTGGTATGGGATCAGGAGCTGCAACTGTTAATAATTTGGGCCAAATAGGGGAATCTCTTGGTTACACAAGCCATGAGACAGGTTCCTTGGTTTCTTTGTGGAGCATTTGGAATTTTCTTGGTCGATTTGGAGCAGGTTATGTGTCAGATTATTATTTGCACACAAGAGGATGGGCAAGACCTATATTCATGGTGATCACTTTAATGGTGATGAGCATTGGTCATGTGGTGATTGTTTCTGGACTTCCAGGTGCCCTATATGCTGGTTCAGCATTGGTGGGTATTTGTTATGGTTCTCAGTGGTCACTAATGTCCACTCTCACTCCTGATATATTTGGTGTTGCAAATATGGGCAGCATATTCAACACCATTAGTATAGCAAGTCCTGTGGGTTCTTATGTATTCTCTGTCAGAGTAGTTGGATATGTATATGACAGAGAAGCATCTGAAGGAAACACATGCATTGGAACTTcttgttttatgttttcatttctCATAATGGCATCTGCCACTATTCTGGGTTCTCTAACAgcattacttttgttttttcgGACCAAAGATTTCTATGGTCAGGTTATACTCAGAAGAATTCAAAATATTCAGTGA
- the LOC106759454 gene encoding HIPL1 protein has product MKGVLSISFLFCCFLLLLDSSISLPLCVDSRAPLTLNKTLEFCPYNGSSCCNSTEDAQIQKQFQVNNVSDSACASVLKSILCARCDPFSAELFTVQSSARSVPVLCNSTVPANSSQSKTQVEDFCSEVWNTCKDVPIVNSPFSPSLQGQAGAPAHTNATKLTDLWQSKTDFCTSFGGSSDNSSVCFEGEPVSLNKTETSITPPHGLCLEKIGNGSYLNMVAHPDGSNRAFFSDQRGKVWLAILPEEGSGRTYELDESSPFVDLTDQVYFDTQFGMMGMAFHPDFAKNGRFFASFTCDKSKWSGCNGRCSCNSDVNCDPSKLETDPGVQPCQYQTVIAEYSANSTGSQPSSVESAKPTEVRRIFTMGLPFSSQHGGQILFGPDDGYLYLMMGYGGGVGDPYNFAQNKKSLLGKIMRFDIDNIPSAAEITKLGLWGNYSIPNDNPFSEDNDLQPEIWALGMRNPWRCSFDAERPSYFLCADVGQDLYEEVDLITKGGNYGWRVYEGPYLYNPPQSPGGNTSVNSINPIFPVMGYHHSELNKNEGSASITGGYVYRSTTDPCMTGRYLYGDLYAGAIWAATENPENSGNFSSSRIPFSCAHDSPIQCQSTPGNSLPALGYIFSFGEDNNKDVYVLASTGVYRVVRPSRCSYACSQEKATTTTTSTPSPSPSHASRWSLLPQYLLLQCSFLLLILFHFM; this is encoded by the exons ATGAAGGGTGTTCTTTCCATCAGCTTCTTGTTTTGTTGCTTCCTGCTGCTCTTGGATTCTTCAATTTCACTCCCTCTCTGCGTTGATTCCA GAGCACCCTTGACCCTGAACAAGACACTTGAGTTTTGTCCTTACAATGGAAGCTCATGTTGCAACTCCACAGAAGATGCACAGATACAGAAGCAATTCCAAGTGAACAACGTATCTGATTCTGCCTGTGCCTCAGTTTTGAAATCAATACTCTGTGCG AGATGCGACCCATTTTCAGCGGAGCTATTTACTGTTCAATCCTCAGCTAGATCAGTTCCTGTGCTTTGCAATTCCACTGTCCCAGCAAATTCTTCTCAGTCAAAGACACAAGTGGAAGATTTCTGTTCTGAAGTATGGAACACATGCAAAGATGTACCCATAGTGAATTCTCCATTTTCCCCTTCATTACAAGGTCAAGCAGGAGCACCAGCTCACACAAATGCTACCAAACTCACTGATTTATGGCAGTCCAAAACAGACTTCTGCACTTCCTTTGGTGGATCATCTGATAATTCATCAGTGTGCTTTGAAGGAGAACCTGTTTCACTGAATAAAACTGAGACCTCTATAACTCCCCCTCATGGCTTGTGCCTCGAGAAAATTGGTAATGGATCTTATCTCAACATGGTGGCTCATCCTGATGGCTCTAACCGGGCTTTCTTCTCTGACCAAAGGGGCAAGGTTTGGCTGGCAATACTTCCGGAAGAGGGATCAGGAAGAACATACGAGCTTGATGAATCAAGTCCTTTTGTTGATCTAACTGATCAAGTTTACTTTGATACTCAATTTGGAATGATGGGCATGGCGTTTCATCCAGATTTTGCTAAAAATGGACGATTCTTTGCTTCATTTACATGTGATAAGTCCAAGTGGTCAGGATGTAATGGAAGATGTTCTTGTAATTCAGATGTTAATTGTGACCCATCGAAGTTAGAAACTGATCCTGGTGTCCAGCCGTGCCAGTATCAAACTGTTATTGCAGAGTATTCTGCTAATAGCACTGGATCTCAGCCTTCCTCG GTGGAAAGTGCTAAACCAACTGAGGTGAGAAGAATATTTACCATGGGGCTTCCGTTTTCATCTCAACATGGTGGTCAAATACTCTTTGGACCCGATGATGGATATTTATACTTAATGATGGGATATGGAGGAGGTGTAGGTGATCCTTACAACTTTGCACAAAACAAGAAATCATTGCTTGGAAAGATTATGAGGTTTGATATCGACAACATCCCGA GTGCAGCAGAAATTACCAAACTTGGACTTTGGGGTAACTATTCCATTCCAAATGACAATCCATTTAGCGAAGATAATGATCTGCAGCCTGAAATATGGGCCTTAGGAATGAGGAATCCTTGGCGCTGCAGTTTTGATGCAGAAAGACCTTCCTACTTCTTGTGTGCAGATGTTGGACAG GATCTTTATGAGGAGGTGGATCTCATCACAAAGGGTGGAAACTATGGATGGCGTGTATACGAGGGCCCGTATCTGTACAACCCTCCACAATCACCCGGAGGAAATACTTCCGTAAATTCCATAAATCCAATTTTCCCTGTAATGGGATACCACCATTCTGAGTTAAACAAGAATGAAGGATCAGCATCCATCACTGGAGGATATGTCTATCGATCTACCACTGATCCTTGCATGACCGGAAG GTACTTGTATGGAGATCTATACGCAGGTGCAATTTGGGCAGCCACAGAGAACCCAGAAAACAGTGGAAATTTCAGCAGCAGCAGAATTCCCTTCAGTTGTGCACATGATTCTCCTATACAGTGTCAGTCTACACCTGGAAACTCCCTTCCTGCTTTAGGCTACATTTTTTCATTTGGTGAAGACAACAACAAAGATGTTTATGTCCTTGCAAGCACTGGTGTCTACCGAGTTGTTCGGCCAAGTCGTTGCAGTTATGCTTGCTCGCAGGAAAAGGCCACAACCACCACAACATcaactccttctccttctccttcccATGCTTCACGTTGGAGTCTCCTCCCTCAGTATCTGCTTTTGCAATGttcatttttgttgttgattttgttCCATTTTATGTAG